Proteins encoded within one genomic window of Companilactobacillus sp.:
- a CDS encoding VanZ family protein, with protein sequence MIKMIFLGPLYNYISNLYSTRINHFPLIRLSLYGVDKAILYTLFFIFLRMLWLRLKHKKSTFSHEFWLSAFAFYVFLLYSLTVFRDGYFLWQFKFYWHRSLSEINLVPFIETFKLLNGQSPLDFFYNLFGNIVWFIPMGIFIPALGKKNRGFWRVVLIGATISVSIEAFQFVLRTGVTDIDDVISNTIGTAIGFLLYFICHIVKKRIKELKL encoded by the coding sequence ATGATAAAAATGATATTTCTAGGACCGCTATATAATTATATATCTAATCTCTACTCAACAAGAATAAATCATTTTCCGCTGATTCGTTTATCTCTCTATGGGGTAGACAAAGCGATTCTTTATACTTTATTCTTTATTTTTTTAAGAATGCTGTGGTTGAGACTTAAACATAAAAAGTCAACGTTTAGCCATGAATTTTGGCTTTCCGCATTTGCATTCTACGTTTTTCTACTATACTCCTTAACAGTCTTTAGGGATGGTTACTTTTTGTGGCAATTCAAATTTTATTGGCATCGATCGTTGTCAGAAATCAATCTAGTGCCGTTTATAGAAACCTTTAAATTGTTAAATGGGCAATCGCCGCTAGATTTCTTCTATAATTTATTCGGCAACATTGTTTGGTTTATCCCAATGGGTATTTTTATCCCGGCTTTAGGCAAAAAAAATCGTGGTTTCTGGCGGGTAGTCCTGATTGGTGCCACTATCTCCGTATCAATTGAGGCTTTTCAGTTTGTATTACGGACTGGAGTGACCGATATCGATGACGTGATAAGTAATACAATTGGAACTGCAATCGGATTTCTGTTATATTTTATTTGTCATATTGTGAAAAAACGTATAAAAGAATTGAAATTATGA
- a CDS encoding glucose-6-phosphate isomerase has product MTHIKFDDSKLGKFVHDNELGEMQAMVTAADTELREGTGAGNDFRGFLDLPVNYDKDEFARIKKAAKKIQSNSEVFVGIGIGGSYLGARMAIDFLSSSFYNVKNNRDVPEVYFAGNSISPNYLSDLIDVIGDRDFSINVISKSGTTTEPSIAFRILKAKLVEKYGKEGAKERIFATTDRAKGALKSESDAEGYEEFVVPDDLGGRYSVLSAVGLLPIAVAGIDIDKLMEGAAAARTDYSDSDIEKNDAYKYAALRNILYRKGYTTELLENYEPNLQYLGEWWKQLMGESEGKDQKGIYPSSANFSTDLHSLGQYIQEGRRNLMETVVMIDKPRHDLEIPSEEKDLDGLKYLEGKTMDFANKRAYEGVVLAHTDGGVPVMSVHIPEQDAFTLGYLIYFFEAAVAISGYLNGINPFNQPGVEAYKKNMFGLLGKPGFEELGKELNKRL; this is encoded by the coding sequence ATGACACATATTAAATTTGATGATTCAAAATTAGGCAAGTTTGTTCATGATAACGAACTTGGTGAAATGCAAGCAATGGTTACTGCTGCTGACACAGAATTACGTGAAGGTACTGGTGCTGGTAACGATTTCCGTGGCTTCCTCGACTTACCTGTAAACTACGACAAAGATGAATTTGCTCGTATCAAGAAAGCGGCTAAGAAGATTCAATCAAACTCAGAAGTATTTGTTGGTATCGGTATCGGTGGTTCATACCTCGGTGCACGTATGGCAATTGATTTCTTGAGTTCATCATTCTACAACGTTAAAAATAATCGCGATGTTCCAGAAGTTTACTTTGCTGGTAATTCAATTTCTCCAAACTACTTATCAGACTTGATCGATGTAATTGGAGATCGTGATTTCAGTATCAATGTTATTTCAAAATCAGGTACAACTACAGAACCATCAATTGCTTTCAGAATTTTGAAGGCTAAATTGGTTGAAAAGTATGGTAAAGAAGGAGCAAAAGAACGTATCTTTGCAACAACTGACCGTGCTAAGGGTGCCTTGAAGAGCGAATCTGATGCAGAAGGCTACGAAGAATTCGTTGTTCCTGATGACTTAGGTGGACGTTACTCAGTACTTTCAGCTGTTGGTCTATTGCCAATCGCCGTTGCTGGTATCGACATCGACAAGTTAATGGAAGGTGCAGCAGCAGCTCGTACTGACTATTCAGACTCAGATATCGAAAAGAACGATGCATACAAATATGCAGCACTTAGAAATATCTTGTACCGTAAAGGTTATACCACAGAATTGCTTGAAAACTACGAACCAAACCTTCAATACTTAGGTGAATGGTGGAAGCAATTAATGGGTGAATCAGAAGGTAAAGACCAAAAGGGTATCTATCCTTCATCAGCTAACTTCTCAACTGACCTTCACTCATTAGGTCAATACATTCAAGAAGGTCGTCGTAACTTGATGGAAACTGTAGTTATGATCGACAAGCCAAGACATGACCTTGAAATTCCTTCAGAAGAAAAAGACCTTGATGGTTTGAAGTATCTTGAAGGCAAGACAATGGACTTTGCTAACAAGCGTGCATACGAAGGTGTTGTATTAGCACATACTGATGGTGGCGTTCCTGTTATGAGTGTTCACATTCCAGAACAAGACGCATTTACATTAGGATACTTGATCTACTTCTTCGAAGCAGCAGTTGCAATTTCAGGTTACTTGAACGGAATCAACCCATTCAACCAACCAGGTGTTGAAGCATACAAGAAGAACATGTTCGGATTACTTGGCAAACCAGGATTTGAAGAACTAGGAAAAGAATTAAACAAACGTCTATAA
- a CDS encoding ATP-dependent Clp protease ATP-binding subunit, with protein MARSFWDEDPFSNNNMDDIFNRFLSTNGQGNSGTKYYVNGHELTPEELAKYQEAKQGTQIPVNNQEPANSQQGILGKLGRNLTQEAKDGKLDPVIGREKEIQETAEILSRRTKNNPILVGDAGVGKTAVVEGLAQAIVKGDVPEAIKDKQIISVDLSSLEAGTQYRGSFEENVQNLIKEVEEAGNVVLFFDEIHQIIGAGASGGEDGSKGLADIIKPALSRGELSIIGATTQDEYRNTIMKDGALARRFNDVTINEPSKEASYQILKGLRSAYENHHHVKLPDDVLKAAVDYSVQYLPQRSLPDKAIDLMDMTAAHLAAKHPVTDKVTLEKDRKAAEADKEKAAQQEDFEKAASLKQKIEDIDKKLANGDVEPEETVATVNDIAESVQRLTGVPVSQMGTSDIERLKGMSKRLKSKVIGQDKAVDMVVRAIRRNRAGFDDGDRPIGSFLFVGPTGVGKTELVKRLAGDMFGNEHAIIRLDMSEYSDLTAVSKLIGTSAGYVGYEDNGNTLTEKVRRNPYSIVLLDEIEKANPQVLTLLLQVMDDGRLTDGQGNVVDFKNTIIIATSNAGFGNDTKKDEKLMDKLAPYFRPEFLNRFNGIVEFTHLTKKDLNQIVDLLLDDVEANLAKKGLTLSISKEAKSWLIDQGYDEAMGARPLRRVIEQQIRDKVAEFYLDNLDVKNLQADLVDGTIKISAATKQAA; from the coding sequence ATGGCTAGATCATTTTGGGATGAAGACCCATTTTCAAATAACAACATGGACGACATTTTTAATAGATTTTTAAGCACAAACGGACAGGGTAATTCAGGCACCAAATACTATGTAAATGGACATGAATTAACACCTGAAGAATTAGCAAAATATCAAGAAGCAAAACAAGGAACGCAAATTCCAGTAAATAATCAAGAACCAGCAAATAGTCAACAAGGCATATTAGGTAAATTAGGACGTAATCTTACACAAGAAGCTAAAGATGGAAAACTTGATCCAGTAATTGGACGTGAAAAAGAGATCCAAGAAACTGCTGAGATCTTAAGCAGACGTACTAAGAATAATCCCATTTTAGTTGGTGATGCCGGTGTTGGTAAGACTGCTGTTGTAGAAGGACTAGCACAAGCTATCGTTAAGGGTGACGTACCAGAAGCCATTAAAGACAAGCAGATCATTTCTGTTGATTTATCTTCACTTGAAGCAGGTACGCAATACCGTGGTTCATTTGAAGAAAATGTTCAAAACTTGATCAAAGAAGTTGAGGAAGCAGGCAACGTCGTATTATTCTTTGATGAAATTCATCAAATTATTGGTGCTGGAGCATCAGGTGGCGAAGATGGCAGCAAGGGCTTGGCTGACATTATCAAACCAGCTTTAAGCCGTGGTGAACTATCGATCATCGGTGCTACAACACAAGACGAATATCGTAATACCATCATGAAAGATGGAGCATTGGCTAGAAGATTCAATGATGTAACAATCAACGAACCTAGCAAAGAAGCTTCATACCAAATTTTGAAGGGATTACGTAGTGCCTACGAAAACCATCATCATGTAAAATTACCAGATGATGTTTTAAAGGCCGCCGTTGATTACTCAGTTCAATACTTGCCACAAAGATCATTGCCAGATAAGGCAATCGACTTAATGGATATGACAGCTGCTCACTTGGCAGCAAAGCATCCAGTCACTGACAAAGTAACTTTGGAAAAAGACCGTAAGGCTGCAGAAGCTGATAAGGAAAAAGCAGCCCAGCAAGAAGATTTTGAAAAAGCTGCTTCGTTAAAACAAAAGATTGAAGATATCGACAAGAAATTAGCTAATGGCGACGTTGAACCAGAAGAAACAGTCGCTACAGTCAACGATATAGCTGAATCAGTTCAAAGATTGACTGGTGTTCCGGTTTCTCAAATGGGAACTAGTGATATCGAAAGATTAAAGGGAATGAGTAAACGTTTAAAGAGCAAGGTCATTGGCCAAGATAAGGCTGTTGATATGGTCGTTAGAGCAATTCGTCGTAATCGTGCCGGATTCGACGATGGCGACCGTCCAATCGGTAGCTTCTTATTCGTTGGACCAACTGGCGTTGGTAAAACTGAATTAGTAAAACGTTTGGCAGGCGATATGTTTGGCAACGAACATGCCATCATTCGTTTGGATATGTCTGAATATTCAGACCTAACTGCGGTATCTAAATTGATCGGTACATCAGCCGGTTACGTTGGATATGAAGATAACGGCAACACTTTGACTGAAAAAGTAAGACGTAATCCTTATTCAATTGTTCTACTTGATGAAATTGAAAAAGCTAACCCACAAGTTCTAACATTACTACTACAAGTAATGGATGATGGTCGTTTGACTGACGGACAAGGTAATGTCGTCGACTTCAAGAATACAATCATTATTGCAACTTCAAATGCTGGATTTGGTAACGATACTAAGAAAGACGAAAAATTAATGGACAAACTAGCTCCATACTTCCGTCCCGAATTTTTGAACAGATTCAATGGAATCGTTGAATTTACACATCTTACCAAGAAAGATCTTAACCAAATCGTTGACCTATTACTCGACGATGTAGAAGCTAACTTAGCTAAAAAAGGTCTCACATTATCAATTAGTAAAGAAGCTAAATCATGGTTGATCGATCAAGGATACGATGAAGCAATGGGTGCAAGACCATTACGTCGTGTGATCGAACAACAAATCAGAGATAAAGTTGCAGAATTTTATCTTGATAACTTGGACGTTAAAAATCTACAAGCAGACTTAGTTGATGGAACTATTAAAATCAGTGCCGCAACTAAACAAGCTGCTTAA
- a CDS encoding GIY-YIG nuclease family protein produces the protein MDSDKDFGYVYVCENKSFPGKYKIGQTRNLKNRMHQFNNTGFPDGNPTLLDFAVYLKNYKRAERLLHKALSEKRESTDKEFFLCTFNQVKYIFELLKFNDEDARLVHPEEINSFITGKEIKHIKRKIGTRPNRTFKYLNIQPGTKLSYKEDPKMQVTVLDGKNQVLCCCGKQHSLSRAAICCYDNFHDLPEEKRGRDRNGFAFFTYQGILLSKRKPMVHAELD, from the coding sequence ATGGATTCTGATAAAGATTTTGGATATGTATATGTTTGTGAGAACAAAAGTTTTCCTGGAAAATACAAGATCGGTCAAACTCGTAATTTAAAAAATCGCATGCACCAATTCAACAACACAGGATTCCCAGACGGCAATCCGACTTTATTAGATTTTGCTGTATATTTAAAAAATTATAAACGTGCTGAACGACTGCTCCACAAGGCGTTATCGGAAAAACGGGAAAGCACCGACAAAGAATTTTTTCTATGCACCTTCAATCAAGTTAAGTATATTTTTGAATTATTGAAGTTTAATGATGAAGATGCTCGATTGGTCCATCCTGAAGAAATCAACTCATTCATTACCGGCAAAGAGATCAAACACATCAAGAGAAAAATCGGCACACGCCCAAACAGAACCTTCAAATATCTGAATATTCAGCCTGGGACTAAGTTGTCATATAAAGAGGACCCTAAGATGCAAGTAACAGTACTCGATGGCAAAAATCAAGTTTTATGTTGTTGTGGCAAACAGCATAGCTTATCAAGAGCAGCAATTTGTTGCTATGACAATTTCCACGACTTGCCAGAAGAAAAACGCGGTCGTGATCGAAACGGATTCGCATTTTTTACTTATCAAGGTATTTTGCTCAGTAAGCGCAAACCAATGGTACACGCAGAATTAGATTAA
- the add gene encoding adenosine deaminase: MLPKRVSREFINGLPKSELHVHLEGTLEPELKLKLAQKNHIDIGQETVEDVEKTYHYSNLASFLAVYYPGMDVLQTEEDFYELAMAYLQKAASQGVLHTEMFFDPQAHIVRGVPLQFVIDGFYQACVDARAFGIDAHLIMCFLRDMSARSAMDLLHAVQPYRNKILGIGLDSDEHHNPPLKFMQPFSMAVEQGYHITMHADVDQIDSIDHIKQALEIINVERLDHGTNIVENKDLVDWVNQLHLGLTSCPLSNELITDNDLKGDEILDLLDEGVKVSINSDDPAYFGGYIADNYAALANEYKVTPQQLVTLAKNSFETAWISDKQKQFYLEDIDNYVEEFEN, translated from the coding sequence ATGTTACCTAAAAGAGTCAGTCGTGAATTCATAAATGGTTTACCAAAATCCGAACTTCATGTTCATTTGGAGGGAACCTTGGAGCCAGAGTTAAAACTTAAATTGGCTCAAAAAAATCATATCGATATTGGACAAGAAACCGTTGAAGATGTTGAAAAAACTTACCACTATTCGAATCTAGCGTCATTTCTAGCTGTCTACTATCCAGGTATGGACGTCCTACAAACGGAAGAAGATTTTTATGAATTAGCAATGGCTTACCTTCAAAAAGCAGCCTCTCAAGGAGTTTTGCATACTGAAATGTTCTTCGATCCACAAGCTCACATCGTCCGTGGCGTTCCATTGCAATTTGTCATCGACGGCTTTTATCAAGCCTGTGTCGATGCACGTGCATTTGGAATTGATGCTCATTTGATCATGTGTTTCTTGCGTGATATGTCAGCTAGGTCTGCAATGGACTTGTTGCATGCTGTTCAACCATACCGCAATAAGATTCTTGGTATTGGCTTAGATTCTGATGAGCATCACAATCCACCACTAAAATTCATGCAACCCTTCAGTATGGCGGTTGAACAAGGTTATCACATCACGATGCATGCAGATGTCGATCAAATTGATTCAATTGACCATATCAAACAAGCTCTAGAAATTATCAACGTTGAACGATTGGACCACGGAACTAACATCGTCGAAAATAAAGATTTAGTCGACTGGGTCAATCAATTGCATTTAGGCTTGACCTCATGTCCACTATCGAATGAACTGATCACCGATAATGATTTGAAAGGTGACGAAATCCTCGATCTCTTAGATGAAGGCGTTAAAGTCTCAATCAATTCAGATGATCCTGCTTACTTTGGTGGATACATTGCCGATAACTATGCAGCATTGGCAAATGAATATAAGGTCACTCCACAACAGTTAGTTACTTTAGCTAAGAACTCGTTTGAAACTGCTTGGATCAGTGATAAGCAAAAGCAATTCTACTTAGAAGATATTGATAATTATGTAGAAGAATTTGAAAATTAA
- a CDS encoding transcriptional regulator, protein MYIDIKSYLKDNNLSIYVIAKKSGYGYTTLHKSFNKKQSSATSLNIRDIHAIAKAQDLEMWRVLRELEMHYLK, encoded by the coding sequence ATGTATATAGATATCAAATCGTATTTAAAAGACAATAATTTATCGATTTATGTAATTGCCAAAAAGAGCGGGTATGGATATACCACTTTGCATAAATCTTTTAACAAAAAACAATCTTCCGCGACATCATTAAACATTAGAGATATACATGCAATTGCCAAGGCACAGGACTTGGAGATGTGGAGAGTTCTGCGTGAATTGGAAATGCATTATCTTAAATAG
- a CDS encoding DUF6792 domain-containing protein gives MNDLLTTAEKLLQIYSQFELLNFRAHKAIPLTFNKKDSKKLLPQNKRLYFSYRYLNREKTRLTNLILNKTIDVRDEIFTTNKELHPELIDKALKLKNIDDTHNENASSTPRRNRKINKLKNLITLIDDENITLSKGYLTQLIILIHDNKPELSYKRSNPYQPQELLNSLDFRTELLQFDYDRYLYEDFETESYLKYLIYTQIHRIPKYVKSFDAREIVPEAEKCGFSGIAYEIEIDGIHECYVTFKGTEADMDYTERSRRKRMEKYILEGYKDWDYNVNAILIGNNIDLDQMDAAKQFIHFIKDQIGDDCKLFGLGHSLGGHFVQTLQLVYNTFDAGYTMNSAPVQLKQVKMLKPDLLSESNWDKLFKITEDKTITPELNKEIKKLLPRDYPEIINEYFARDLTQIFLELPYTIWVGQKWDYDFTEWDYPFKIHPRQYLSLSEINSYQKFFEELFAYTKDSKTGAKIMRQGMNFAIDRVRQLRDDINKPETYQFFYDYSNYLYSSGIFLDKPKVVTEYLSNPNDGSVWKSSRREWPFLRSLNRDMLDLSIYFHIIYGSKHFMTKKPNSIIK, from the coding sequence ATGAATGATCTACTAACTACCGCTGAGAAATTGCTCCAGATTTATTCCCAATTCGAATTACTGAATTTTCGGGCTCATAAGGCAATTCCACTCACCTTCAACAAAAAAGACAGTAAGAAGCTATTACCACAAAATAAACGATTATATTTTAGCTACCGTTACTTAAACCGTGAAAAGACTCGACTGACTAACCTTATTTTAAATAAGACGATCGATGTCCGCGACGAGATCTTCACTACTAATAAAGAACTCCACCCAGAACTGATCGATAAAGCTTTGAAATTAAAAAACATTGACGATACTCATAACGAGAATGCATCGTCAACGCCACGTAGGAATCGTAAGATCAATAAGCTCAAAAATTTGATCACGTTGATCGACGATGAAAACATCACGCTTAGCAAGGGATATCTAACTCAATTGATCATCTTGATCCACGATAACAAACCTGAGCTTTCCTACAAACGATCCAATCCTTATCAACCACAGGAACTCCTTAACAGTTTGGATTTTCGGACTGAATTGCTCCAGTTCGATTATGATCGTTACTTATATGAAGACTTTGAAACAGAAAGCTATTTAAAATACCTGATTTACACTCAAATCCATCGGATTCCAAAATACGTTAAATCATTCGATGCACGTGAAATCGTCCCTGAAGCGGAAAAATGTGGCTTTTCTGGGATTGCCTACGAAATCGAAATTGACGGGATTCATGAATGCTACGTAACTTTTAAAGGTACGGAAGCAGATATGGATTACACTGAGCGTTCCCGTCGTAAGCGCATGGAAAAATATATACTTGAAGGATATAAGGATTGGGATTACAACGTTAATGCCATTCTTATTGGTAACAACATCGATCTTGATCAAATGGATGCGGCAAAACAATTCATCCACTTCATCAAAGACCAAATTGGCGACGACTGCAAACTATTCGGTTTAGGACATTCATTAGGTGGACACTTCGTCCAGACTCTACAACTCGTCTACAATACCTTTGATGCCGGATATACCATGAATTCTGCTCCCGTGCAGTTGAAACAAGTTAAGATGTTAAAGCCTGACCTGCTTTCAGAATCCAACTGGGATAAGTTATTTAAAATAACCGAGGATAAAACTATCACTCCTGAACTAAATAAGGAGATTAAGAAGCTTTTACCACGTGACTATCCAGAGATAATCAACGAATATTTTGCCAGGGACCTTACGCAAATATTTTTGGAACTTCCTTATACTATTTGGGTCGGCCAGAAGTGGGACTACGATTTTACCGAATGGGACTATCCATTCAAGATTCATCCCAGACAATACCTCTCCCTATCAGAAATTAATTCCTATCAGAAATTTTTTGAAGAGTTATTTGCCTATACCAAGGATTCAAAAACCGGTGCTAAAATTATGCGTCAAGGTATGAATTTTGCGATTGATCGCGTCCGACAACTTAGAGACGACATTAACAAGCCTGAGACTTATCAATTTTTCTATGACTATTCTAATTACCTTTACTCATCTGGTATTTTCTTAGACAAGCCCAAAGTCGTCACCGAATATTTGAGTAATCCCAATGACGGTTCTGTCTGGAAGAGTTCACGCCGAGAATGGCCATTCCTAAGAAGTTTGAATCGGGACATGCTCGATTTATCGATCTACTTCCATATTATTTATGGTTCAAAGCATTTTATGACTAAAAAGCCTAACAGCATTATCAAATAA
- a CDS encoding NCS2 family permease — MDLSNGNNNQSFVERLFHLNENGTTVKREILAGLTTFVSMAYILFVNPQVLGTAGMDKGAVFTATALSAILGSVLMALLANYPIAIAPGLGDNAFFTYSVVLAMGIPWQTAMAGVFVSSIIFLIISVLKIREIVIDSIPHDLKLAVAAGIGIFIAFVGLQGGGLITASKSTLVTMGSFTVPTTWLTIFGLVVTGILMAKKVPGSIFIGMILTTVLGLATKLIPLPSHVISTIPSLKPTFGVAIQHLGDIKQPQLWAVVLIFLLVAFFDTAGTLIGLAEQAGFMKNNKMPRIGRALMADSVSMLGGAVMGTTPTAAYVESSAGIAIGGRTGLTSLTVGVMFALAMFFSPLLSVVTSNVTAPVLIIVGILMAQSMKYIDWEKFEIAMPAFLTIVGMPLTYNISYGIAFGFIAYPMTMIAAGRRKEINPVMYILFFVFLLLLYVINVLPK; from the coding sequence TTGGATCTTTCAAACGGAAACAACAATCAGAGTTTTGTTGAACGTCTGTTTCATTTAAATGAAAATGGAACAACCGTCAAACGTGAAATTCTAGCTGGTTTAACGACATTTGTCTCAATGGCATATATTTTGTTCGTTAACCCACAAGTTTTAGGCACTGCAGGAATGGACAAGGGGGCAGTTTTTACTGCTACTGCATTGTCAGCAATATTAGGTTCAGTTTTAATGGCTTTATTAGCTAATTATCCAATCGCAATTGCTCCAGGTCTTGGGGACAATGCGTTCTTTACTTACTCAGTTGTTTTAGCCATGGGTATTCCTTGGCAGACAGCGATGGCAGGTGTTTTCGTATCAAGTATTATTTTCTTGATCATCTCTGTCTTAAAAATTCGTGAGATCGTTATCGATTCGATCCCACATGACCTTAAACTGGCAGTTGCTGCTGGTATTGGTATCTTCATTGCATTCGTTGGATTGCAAGGCGGTGGCTTGATCACTGCAAGTAAGTCAACACTTGTAACTATGGGTTCATTCACTGTTCCAACAACTTGGCTAACTATTTTCGGTTTAGTTGTTACCGGGATTTTGATGGCCAAAAAGGTTCCAGGTTCAATCTTCATTGGTATGATTTTAACGACTGTTTTAGGATTAGCTACTAAGTTGATTCCACTTCCAAGTCACGTTATTTCAACGATTCCAAGTTTGAAACCAACATTTGGTGTTGCTATTCAACATCTTGGCGATATTAAACAACCACAGCTTTGGGCCGTTGTTTTGATCTTCTTATTAGTTGCATTCTTCGATACAGCCGGTACTTTGATTGGTTTAGCTGAACAAGCCGGATTCATGAAGAATAATAAAATGCCAAGAATTGGTCGTGCATTGATGGCCGACTCAGTTTCAATGTTAGGTGGAGCTGTTATGGGTACAACACCAACTGCAGCTTATGTCGAATCATCAGCAGGTATTGCCATTGGTGGTAGAACCGGTCTGACATCATTAACAGTCGGTGTAATGTTTGCACTAGCAATGTTTTTCTCACCACTGCTTTCAGTCGTAACATCAAACGTTACCGCACCAGTTCTAATCATCGTTGGTATTTTAATGGCTCAATCAATGAAATACATCGATTGGGAAAAATTCGAAATTGCTATGCCAGCTTTCTTAACAATCGTTGGAATGCCATTAACGTATAACATTTCATACGGAATTGCCTTTGGATTTATCGCATATCCAATGACAATGATCGCAGCAGGTAGACGTAAAGAAATCAACCCAGTAATGTACATCTTATTCTTCGTATTCTTACTGTTACTATATGTAATCAACGTCTTGCCAAAATAA